Part of the Brassica oleracea var. oleracea cultivar TO1000 chromosome C8, BOL, whole genome shotgun sequence genome is shown below.
ACTCGAAAATTTCGAAAGACCCGACTTTTCTCAACCTGAACCCGCGTTTTCTCTCTCGCCGGAAAACACCACCACCGTCATCTCCGCCGTCGATTATAATCAAAGAAATAACCTTTCTTTTTTTGTCAATTAGCTTCTCCTTCCGCTGAGTTGTTCACTCAGCCATGGGTAACTGTAACGTCTGTGTGAGACCTCCTAACCCCGAAGAATCGAAACCGAAGAAAACCAACCAAAACCGGAAATTAAACCCATTCACCTCCGATATCATCAGATCCCCCGCTCGAACCCGCGCCCCCAAGGACGCGGTAATCCCCACGAGCCACCAGACCAAGATCACCGACAAGTACATCCTCGGCCGAGAGCTAGGCCGCGGCGAGTTCGGGATCACCTACCTCTGCACCGACCGCGAGTCCCGCGAAGCCCTGGCCTGCAAATCGATCTCCAAGCGGAAGCTCCGCACCGCCGTCGACGTCGAGGACGTCCGCCGCGAGGTCTCGATCATGTCCACGCTCCCCGACCACCCCAACGTCGTGAAGCTCAGGGCGACTTACGAGGACGGCGAGAGCGTGCATCTGGTCATGGAGCTCTGCGAAGGCGGCGAGCTTTTCGACAGGATCGTCGCGAGGGGGCATTACACGGAGCGTGCGGCTGCGGGAGTTGCGAGGACGATCGCTGAGGTTGTGATGATGTGTCATGTGAATGGAGTTGTGCATCGTGATTTGAAGCCCGAGAACTTTTTGTTTGCTAACAAGAAGGAGAACTCTGCGTTGAAGGCTATTGATTTTGGGTTGTCTGTGTTCTTCAAACCTGGTAAAGTTTCGATCTTTGCGTATGATTAAGTGTCAATGTTCGAGAAATTAGCGATCGGCTTAAGCCTGATTGTTGATTGTTTACATTTATATAAGATACTTTAGTTTTTGGATTTAATTTTAAAATCATTATCGAAATAAAATACTGATCAGAAGACAAATTTATGGATTTGTATTAATATTATTATTTAATTTAATAGATTTAGACTATTTTAGATCGATTTAAACTGATTTAGAATGGGTTTAAACGATTTAATTATAAATTCGAATCTAAGAAATATAGTACTGCTTTGCGCCTAAGCGGATTTTTAGTGGTGTAAAGTTTATTTCTTTATTGCAGGAGAAAAGTTTAAGGAGATTGTAGGAAGTCCATATTACATGGCTCCTGAGGTGTTGAAGAGAGATTATGGACCAGAGGTTGATGTTTGGAGTGCTGGAGTTATCATCTACATCTTGCTCTGTGGTGTTCCTCCCTTTTGGGCTGGTTAGCTTTTCTGGTTTTCTCTTTTTTTGATATACAAAGTTTGTGTGATTTGTCAGAGGCTGAGTTTGTGGTTTCTGTTGACAGAGACGGAACAAGGTGTTGCTCTTGCGATCTTGCGGGGAGTTATTGACTTTAAGAGAGACCCTTGGCCTCAGATATCAGAGAGCGCCAAGAGCCTTGTCAGGCAGATGTTGAATCCTGATCCCACTAAGCGTTTAACTGCTCAGCAAGTGTTAGGTGAAGTGCTTTTTTATGCTCTTTGGTGCCTTGATTTGGTCGAAGTGATTCTAATACCTTTTCACCTCTCAGCTCACCCTTGGGTACAGAATGCGAAGAAAGCTCCAAATGTTCCATTGGGGGATATAGTCAGATCAAGATTGAAGCAGTTCTCTATGATGAATAGATTCAAAAAGAAAGTTCTTCGTGTATGTGTTTTTTGCCTTTTAGACACTATCAATTGTCTGGTCTCTTTAATTGGTTTTGATCATTATCATCTCTATATGATGCTTCCAGGTAATAGCTGAGCACTTGTCTATTCAAGAGGTTGAAGTGATCAAGGACATGTTCTCACTGATGGATGAAGACAACGATGGTAGAATAACTTACCTGGAGCTCAAAGCTGGACTTCAGAAGGTTGGCTCACAGCTTGGTGAACCAGAGATCAAAATGTTGATGGAAGTGGTAACTTTCCTCATTACTACCCCTTCTCTTATAAAAGACCAAAACCGCGTTCTTCGCTTAAATCCGTATGGCTTTGAACGCGCAGGCTGATGTTGATGGGAATGGGTTTCTGGACTACGGAGAGTTTGTAGCTGTGATCATTCACTTGCAGAAGATAGAGAACGACGAGCTTTTCAAACTAGCTTTCATGTTCTTTGACAAAGATGGAAGTACATACATCGAACTTGATGAGCTACGGGAAGCTTTAACTGACGAGTTGGGCGAACCTGATGTCAGTGTTCTAAACGACATCATGCGTGAAGTTGATTCTGACAAGGTTCTGTCTAAAACAATCTTCCATAAGGCCTAATAGTTAAGCTTATATCGCTCTGTTTCTGAGTGGGGATGTTTGTTTTTGGCAGGATGGGCGTATAAACTATGATGAGTTTGTGACGATGATGAAAGCAGGAACCGATTGGAGAAAGGCGTCGAGACAATACTCAAGAGAGAGGTTCAAAAGCTTAAGCATTAACTTGATGAAAGATGGTTCATTGCATCTCCATGATGCTCTCACTGGACAATCTGTCCCTGTTTGATTTAATTTGTTTTTTTTTCCCTGCTTGTTCTTTGAGAGATGAGGACTTTACAGAAGCTATGGTCCTTATATATAATCATTTTGGGTTGTATTTGTATGTAATGTTTTGTTTTAATGTTGCATCTTTATTAAATCCTAAACCCAAAGAGGCGTAAGTACAAGATCTTTCTTACACTGAAACCTTATCAACCTCATTAGATGACTTGTCCATGTCATTCTCCTTGGCCACAACATCTTTGTAAC
Proteins encoded:
- the LOC106312324 gene encoding calcium-dependent protein kinase 10, translated to MGNCNVCVRPPNPEESKPKKTNQNRKLNPFTSDIIRSPARTRAPKDAVIPTSHQTKITDKYILGRELGRGEFGITYLCTDRESREALACKSISKRKLRTAVDVEDVRREVSIMSTLPDHPNVVKLRATYEDGESVHLVMELCEGGELFDRIVARGHYTERAAAGVARTIAEVVMMCHVNGVVHRDLKPENFLFANKKENSALKAIDFGLSVFFKPGEKFKEIVGSPYYMAPEVLKRDYGPEVDVWSAGVIIYILLCGVPPFWAETEQGVALAILRGVIDFKRDPWPQISESAKSLVRQMLNPDPTKRLTAQQVLAHPWVQNAKKAPNVPLGDIVRSRLKQFSMMNRFKKKVLRVIAEHLSIQEVEVIKDMFSLMDEDNDGRITYLELKAGLQKVGSQLGEPEIKMLMEVADVDGNGFLDYGEFVAVIIHLQKIENDELFKLAFMFFDKDGSTYIELDELREALTDELGEPDVSVLNDIMREVDSDKDGRINYDEFVTMMKAGTDWRKASRQYSRERFKSLSINLMKDGSLHLHDALTGQSVPV